From a region of the Rhipicephalus microplus isolate Deutch F79 chromosome X, USDA_Rmic, whole genome shotgun sequence genome:
- the LOC119185477 gene encoding uncharacterized protein LOC119185477, with protein MAPLMTSINETEVDVSKLIGTLEIQKGRTRCAADKDSQSKVLELYNSMFQSEMLSFDRQAMEQRLDAVLEEVLELADILDAKQQKVKISEEDMKMLCKLENDIGKVLKFK; from the exons ATGGCTCCCTTAATGA CCAGTATTAATGAAACAGAAGTGGACGTTAGCAAACTGATAGGCACGCTGGAGATACAAAAAGGCAGAACGAGATGCGCTGCTGACAAGGATTCACAGTCAAAAGTCCTCGAGTTGTACAACTCCATGTTTCAAAGTGAGATGCTGTCGT TTGACAGACAAGCCATGGAGCAAAGACTCGATGCGGTCCTTGAAGAGGTGCTAGAGCTGGCAGACATCCTTGATGCCAAGCAGCAAAAAGTTAAAATTTCCGAGGAGGACATGAAAATGCTCTGCAAGCTTGAAAACGACATCGGAAAAGTGCTGAAGTTTAAATAA